In one Brassica oleracea var. oleracea cultivar TO1000 chromosome C9, BOL, whole genome shotgun sequence genomic region, the following are encoded:
- the LOC106314585 gene encoding uncharacterized protein LOC106314585 produces MSELCRGWNYLSNHTSDDDGRIILLWKSPVQLRLVHESRQSLTCELCLSTAPPFHYTAIYAANTYQERSELWVELTNTCSTLSLCSSPWMIAGDFNEIIHHKEHSNPLVNTAPSPMTEFRNCLHQLGVFDLRFSGSLHTWTNSCPSLPIAKKLDRMLVNSLQNPSPQTFQAERDLHTRWSFLREIEECYFRQKSRINWLAEGDLNTTYFFRICQTRASYNAIRCFILLSGETITDPSAMSSYAITHFSSILGQLPPASTYILSTEAWFHSLTSFRCLPGHAQKMIAIPTGEDIRKLFFKLNANKAPGPDGLTSGFYKASWDILGEEVTASITHFFTNRFLPATANSTILALIPKFPGASRITEFRQIVCLNTIYKVISRLLVTRLKLILVDLIVPNQTAFVKDRLLVENTTLAAELVNGYHKNKGAKWITVKVDISKAIDTLSWDFLLCWKRGLRQGDPMSPYLFVIAMNRLSLIWLTIIATKSSADPKRFELRSGLAVSMQKSCFFSSGLSVPEVEAIQVSTGMPLGSLPIRYLGVPLCTKKLTLQNCEPLIHQVRSRFTSWSAKTLSFAGRLLLIETVIAGITTFWSSAFILPKSCISRINSLCGCFIWKGNLEGHHTARVAWSEVTKTKGEGGLGIRDLQCWNKAACLKFIWVAWFRFEILRDDISNFWTVKPNQSMSWMARKLLKMRDTIYPWIHLRVGNGINTQWALPPSRSENQVNVASYLTTVDLQDQEDGYEWRIGNNSSAYYMTRQVYQELRGAQPKVNWSSAVWIKRGIPRQCFLTWLFVLNRCPTRDRMIGWGLQTPPTCLLCNLGIETRDHLLFACPFSFGVWNAIAARCSMVATSDWSSTLIRMQTPSYQELNFSTLSLVLAEIGEFAVSEYNKQSKSGLKFVEVVSGESQIVAGINYRLIVAANEGVAITGNGESKKYEAVVWETPWLKSMNLTSFKPAM; encoded by the exons ATGTCCGAGCTTTGCAGAGGCTGGAATTATCTCTCTAACCACACTTCTGATGATGATGGCCGAATCATTCTTCTCTGGAAAAGTCCAGTGCAGCTCAGACTTGTTCATGAGTCGCGCCAATCCCTTACTTGTGAATTATGTCTCTCCACTGCTCCTCCTTTTCACTACACTGCAATCTACGCAGCTAATACCTATCAAGAGCGGTCAGAACTATGGGTGGAGCTTACAAATACTTGTTCGACCCTCTCCCTATGTTCCTCTCCTTGGATGATTGCTGGAGATTTCAATGAAATAATTCACCATAAGGAGCATTCTAACCCACTTGTCAACACTGCCCCCTCCCCGATGACTGAATTCAGAAACTGCCTTCACCAGCTTGGGGTCTTTGACCTTAGATTCAGTGGGTCTCTGCACACTTGGACCAACTCCTGTCCCTCTCTTCCAATAGCTAAAAAACTTGATCGGATGCTT GTTAACTCATTGCAAAACCCTTCCCCGCAGACCTTTCAAGCAGAGAGAGACCTTCACACTAGGTGGTCGTTCCTACGGGAAATCGAGGAATGTTACTTCAGGCAGAAGTCGCGAATCAATTGGTTGGCTGAAGGGGATCTCAACACCACATATTTCTTCCGGATCTGCCAAACTAGAGCAAGCTACAACGCAATAAGATGCTTTATCCTGCTCTCCGGCGAAACTATCACTGACCCCTCTGCAATGAGCTCCTACGCGATCACACACTTCAGCTCCATTCTTGGTCAACTGCCGCCAGCAAGTACCTATATTCTCTCGACAGAGGCCTGGTTTCACTCCCTAACAAGCTTCAGATGCCTTCCCGGCCACGCCCAAAAGATGATTGCCATCCCTACTGGAGAAGATATCAGAAAACTGTTCTTCAAGCTCAATGCTAACAAGGCTCCTGGGCCTGATGGCTTAACGTCAGGGTTCTACAAAGCTTCATGGGATATTCTTGGAGAAGAAGTTACTGCTTCCATCACTCATTTCTTCACCAACCGTTTCTTGCCTGCTACAGCCAACTCAACCATCCTAGCACTCATCCCAAAGTTTCCTGGAGCGTCGAGAATCACAGAATTCAGACAAATTGTGTGCCTCAACACGATCTATAAAGTCATCTCCAGGCTCCTGGTGACTCGCTTGAAGCTGATACTCGTTGATCTTATTGTGCCAAATCAAACTGCCTTCGTCAAGGATCGCCTGCTCGTGGAAAACACAACCCTAGCTGCAGAATTAGTAAATGGTTATCACAAGAACAAGGGAGCAAAGTGGATAACAGTTAAAGTGGACATATCTAAGGCCATTGACACGTTATCATGGGATTTTCTCCTTTGCT GGAAGCGAGGGCTTCGCCAAGGGGATCCCATGTCTCCTTATCTTTTCGTCATTGCAATGAACCGTCTCTCCTTGAT ATGGCTCACTATCATCGCTACAAAGAGTTCTGCAGATCCTAAAAGATTTGAGCTTAGGTCGGGCCTAGCGGTTAGTATGCAAAAATCGTGCTTTTTCTCCTCAGGACTCTCGGTGCCAGAGGTAGAAGCTATTCAAGTTTCTACGGGGATGCCTTTGGGTTCCTTGCCTATTCGCTACCTAGGAGTCCCTCTATGTACTAAAAAGCTCACCCTACAAAATTGTGAACCGCTAATTCATCAGGTTAGGAGTCGCTTTACCTCTTGGAGTGCCAAGACTCTGTCTTTTGCGGGCAGGCTTCTCCTTATAGAGACCGTCATAGCGGGAATCACCACCTTTTGGTCTTCTGCTTTCATTCTCCCAAAGTCTTGTATATCTAGAATCAACTCTCTGTGCGGCTGCTTCATTTGGAAAGGTAACCTGGAGGGTCACCATACTGCTCGTGTCGCTTGGTCTGAAGTAACAAAAACTAAGGGAGAAGGAGGGCTGGGGATCCGTGACTTGCAGTGTTGGAACAAGGCCGCTTGTTTAAAGTTCATCTGGGTCGCTTGGTTTCGATTTGAGATATTAAGAGATGATATCAGTAACTTCTGGACAGTGAAACCAAACCAATCAATGTCCTGGATGGCGAGAAAATTGTTGAAAATGAGGGACACAATTTACCCTTGGATTCATCTTCGAGTAGGCAATGGGATCAACACACAG TGGGCTCTTCCTCCTTCAAGGTCCGAAAATCAGGTCAATGTCGCTTCCTATTTAACTACTGTTGATCTACAGGATCAAGAAGATGGGTATGAATGGCGGATTGGCAACAACTCTTCGGCTTACTACATGACCCGTCAAGTCTATCAGGAGCTAAGGGGAGCTCAACCAAAAGTGAATTGGAGCTCAGCTGTATGGATTAAAAGAGGAATTCCGAGGCAATGTTTTCTCACCTGGCTCTTTGTGCTCAATAGATGCCCAACAAGAGACAGGATGATCGGTTGGGGTTTGCAAACACCTCCGACTTGTCTTCTCTGTAACTTGGGAATCGAAACTAGAGACCACTTGCTGTTCGCTTGTCCCTTCAGTTTTGGTGTCTGGAATGCGATCGCCGCTCGGTGCTCCATGGTTGCGACTTCTGACTGGAGCTCCACTCTAATTCGCATGCAAACACCTTCCTATCAAGAGCTTAACTTCTCAACTCTCTCTCTGGTGCTGGCAG